A single Panthera uncia isolate 11264 chromosome E2 unlocalized genomic scaffold, Puncia_PCG_1.0 HiC_scaffold_19, whole genome shotgun sequence DNA region contains:
- the DYRK1B gene encoding dual specificity tyrosine-phosphorylation-regulated kinase 1B isoform X5 — translation MAVPPGHGPFSGFPGPQEHTQVLPDVRLLPRRLPLAFRDATSAPLRKLSVDLIKTYKHINEVYYAKKKRRAQQAPPQDSSTKKEKKVLNHGYDDDNHDYIVRSGERWLERYEIDSLIGKGSFGQVVKAYDHQTQELVAIKIIKNKKAFLNQAQIELRLLELMNQHDTEMKYYIVHLKRHFMFRNHLCLVFELLSYNLYDLLRNTHFRGVSLNLTRKLAQQLCTALLFLATPELSIIHCDLKPENILLCNPKRSAIKIVDFGSSCQLGQRIYQYIQSRFYRSPEVLLGTPYDLAIDMWSLGCILVEMHTGEPLFSGSNEVDQMNRIVEVLGIPPAPMLDQAPKARKYFERLPGGGWTLRRTKELRKDYQGPGTRRLQEVLGVQTGGPGGRRAGEPGHSPADYLRFQDLVLRMLEYEPAARISPLGALQHGFFRRTADEATNTGPAGSSASTSPAPLDTCPSSSTASSISSSGGSSGSSSDNRTYRYSNRYCGGPGPPITDCEMNSPQVPPSQPLRPWAGGDVPHKTHQAPASASSLPGAGAQLPPQPRCLGRPPSPTSPPPPELMDVSLVGGPPDCSPPHPAPAPQHPAASALRTRMTGGRPPLPPPDDPATLGPRLGLRGVPQSTAASS, via the exons ATGGCCGTCCCACCAGGCCATGGTCCCTTCTCTGGCTTCCCAGGGCCCCAGGAGCACACGCAG GTATTGCCTGATGTGCGGCTGTTGCCACGGAGGCTGCCCTTGGCCTTTCGGGATGCGACCTCAGCCCCGCTGCGCAAGCTCTCCGTGGACCTCATCAAGACCTACAAGCACATCAATGAG GTATACTATGCGAAGAAGAAGCGGCGGGCCCAGCAGGCGCCACCTCAGGACTCGAGCaccaagaaggagaaaaaggtcCTGAACCATGGTTATGACGATGACAACCACGACTACATTGTGCGCAGTGGCGAGCGCTGGCTGGAGCGCTACGAGATTGACTCACTCATTGGCAAAGGCTCCTTCGGCCAG GTGGTGAAAGCCTATGATCATCAGACCCAGGAGCTGGTGGCCATCAAGATCATCAAGAACAAAAAGGCCTTCCTGAACCAGGCCCAGATTGAGCTGCGGCTGCTAGAGCTGATGAACCAGCACGACACAGAGATGAAGTACTACATAG TGCACCTGAAGCGGCACTTCATGTTTCGGAACCACCTGTGCCTGGTGTTCGAGCTGCTTTCCTACAACCTGTACGACCTCCTGCGCAACACGCACTTCCGCGGAGTCTCGTTGAACCTGACGCGGAAGCTGGCGCAGCAGCTCTGCACAGCGCTGCTCTTCCTGGCCACGCCTGAGCTCAGCATCATTCACTGCGACCTCAAGCCCGAGAACATCCTGCTCTGCAATCCCAAGCGTAGCGCCATCAAGATCGTGGACTTCGGCAGCTCCTGCCAGCTTGGCCAGCGG ATCTACCAGTACATCCAGAGCCGCTTCTATCGGTCGCCTGAGGTGCTTCTGGGCACACCCTACGACCTGGCCATTGATATGTGGTCCCTGGGCTGCATCCTGGTGGAGATGCACACTGGAGAGCCCCTCTTCAGTGGCTCCAATGAG GTGGACCAGATGAACCGGATTGTGGAGGTGCTGGGCATCCCACCAGCCCCCATGCTGGACCAGGCACCCAAGGCTCGCAAGTACTTTGAACGGCTGCCTGGGGGTGGCTGGACCCTACGAAGGACAAAGGAACTCAGGAAG gaTTACCAGGGCCCCGGGACACGGCGGCTGCAGGAGGTGCTGGGCGTGCAGACGGGCGGGCCCGGGGGCCGGCGGGCGGGGGAGCCGGGCCACAGCCCCGCCGACTACCTCCGCTTCCAGGACCTGGTGCTGCGCATGCTGGAGTATGAGCCCGCCGCCCGCATCAGCCCACTGGGGGCTCTGCAGCACGGCTTCTTCCGCCGCACGGCTGATGAGGCCACCAACACGGGCCCGGCAGGCAGCAGTGCCTCCACCTCGCCCGCACCCCTTGAtacctgcccctcctccagcacCGCCAGCTCCATCTCCAGCTCTG GAGGCTCCAGCGGCTCCTCCAGTGACAACCGGACCTACCGATACAGCAACCGATATTGTGGGGGCCCCGGGCCCCCCATCACTGACTGTGAGATGAACAGCCCCCAG GTCCCACCCTCCCAGCCGCTGCGCCCCTGGGCAGGGGGTGATGTGCCCCACAAGACACATCAGGCCCCTGCCTCCGCCTCGTCACTGCCAGGGGCCGGGGCCCAGTTACCCCCTCAACCCCGATGCCTTGGCCGTCCCCCATCACCAACCTCACCACCACCCCCGGAGCTGATGGATGTGAGCCTGGTGGGCGGCCCTCCGGACTGCTCCCCACCTCACCCGGCGCCTGCCCCCCAGCACCCGGCTGCCTCAGCCCTCCGGACTCGGATGACAGGAGGTCgtccacccctcccaccccctgatGACCCTGCCACTCTGGGGCCTCGCTTGGGCCTCCGTGGTGTACCCCAGAGCACGGCAGCCAGCTCAtga